In Thermogemmatispora onikobensis, the following proteins share a genomic window:
- a CDS encoding aminotransferase class I/II-fold pyridoxal phosphate-dependent enzyme, with protein MDILKREALSQRVRAVKPSGIRKFFDIINSMPDVISLGVGEPDFVTPEHIRQAGIEALRRGETHYTSNYGTLELREEIAAMLQRRYGLHYEPQREILITVGVSEGVDLAMRALVDPGDEVISLDPGYVAYEADILFAGGVVVPVPTYARYDFAVRAAEIAPLITPRTKVILLGNPNNPTGAVIPRAELEGIAHLALEHDLYIVVDEVYSRLVYDTEHVCVAALPGMRERTILLDGFSKAYAMTGWRVGYVAAPATLLEAMLKVHQYAIMCASTVAQVAALEALRHGEEDVRAMHAEYARRRRMFVDGLNRIGLPTCEPRGAFYAFPCVAQTGMSDEEFAEKLLLEERVAVVPGSSFGACGAGYVRCAYCAAYDQLEEALRRMERFLKRHQ; from the coding sequence ATGGACATACTCAAACGCGAAGCGCTCTCACAGCGAGTGCGGGCCGTCAAACCCTCCGGCATTCGCAAATTCTTCGACATCATCAACAGCATGCCGGATGTGATCTCGCTCGGGGTAGGCGAGCCTGATTTTGTGACGCCGGAACATATTCGCCAGGCGGGCATTGAAGCCCTGAGACGTGGAGAGACGCACTACACGTCGAACTATGGAACCCTTGAATTGCGCGAAGAGATCGCTGCGATGTTGCAGCGTCGCTACGGTCTGCACTATGAGCCGCAGAGAGAGATCCTGATCACTGTAGGCGTCAGCGAAGGGGTCGATCTGGCGATGCGGGCACTGGTTGATCCGGGCGATGAGGTGATCTCGCTCGACCCTGGCTACGTCGCCTACGAGGCGGATATTCTCTTTGCCGGAGGCGTGGTCGTCCCGGTTCCGACCTATGCGCGCTACGACTTTGCCGTCCGTGCCGCTGAGATCGCGCCTCTGATCACGCCGCGCACCAAAGTCATTCTCCTCGGTAATCCCAACAACCCAACGGGGGCCGTCATCCCGCGAGCCGAGCTGGAAGGGATCGCCCATCTGGCCCTGGAGCATGACCTGTACATAGTGGTCGATGAAGTCTACAGTCGCCTGGTCTACGACACGGAGCATGTCTGCGTGGCAGCGCTGCCGGGCATGCGTGAGCGCACCATCCTGCTCGACGGCTTTTCCAAAGCCTATGCGATGACCGGCTGGCGCGTCGGCTATGTGGCGGCTCCGGCCACCCTGCTTGAGGCCATGCTCAAAGTCCATCAGTACGCCATTATGTGCGCCAGCACCGTTGCCCAGGTCGCGGCCCTGGAAGCCCTGCGTCACGGCGAAGAAGACGTACGCGCCATGCATGCCGAGTACGCACGGCGGCGCCGGATGTTTGTCGACGGCCTCAACCGCATTGGCCTGCCGACCTGTGAGCCGCGGGGGGCCTTCTACGCTTTTCCCTGTGTGGCCCAGACCGGTATGAGTGACGAGGAATTTGCCGAAAAGCTCCTGCTAGAGGAGCGCGTCGCCGTCGTACCCGGTAGTTCCTTTGGGGCCTGTGGAGCTGGCTATGTGCGCTGTGCCTACTGCGCCGCTTATGATCAGCTAGAAGAGGCGCTACGGCGTATGGAGCGCTTCCTGAAACGTCACCAGTAG